In Haliscomenobacter hydrossis DSM 1100, the DNA window TCCAGAGGTTCCAACCCGGGAAACCGGTTTCCACGTCGTTGATGGGAATGCCGTTAAAAAACAGTTCGTTGTGTTGGCCATCGTAACCGCGCATGCGGAAGTTGGTGAAGCTGAACTGGAAGGAGGCGGCGCTGACAAAAACGTCGTTGGAAGCCGTCAACAAACCGGATACATTTTGATCGCCGTCGCTGTCCAGGTCGTTTTCGCTGAGCGTAACCACGGGTACAAATTCTTCGGCGGAGAGGGCATCGCGGCCTTCACGCGATTCCAGTTTGAGGGTGCCGAGGTTGACGCGATTGCGGCCCTGTGGCTCTACGGTCACCTGTTTTTCCTGAAAACCGGATTTAAAGATGGTGATGACCAATTGGGTAGATTGGCCAATGTTGGCTTTAAAATCCACAAACCCCTCATCATTGCTGAAAAAGGTCAGGGTAGGGAGGCGGATTTCCACGCCGGAGAGTCCTTTGCCCGTTTGTGCATCCAGAATTTGTCCGTTGACTTGTACTTCTTGAGCGAAGGCTCCGAGTGGGAAGAACAACAGCAGTAACAAGCGGATGAAACCACGCTTGGTCGCTTTGTGCATGTGAGTGTATTTTTAGTTGAGGAGTTGAGGAAGTTGAGAAAGTTGAGGCTACCGCGAGCGTCATTGTCAAAGTCGCTCGCGGTAGCCTCAACCTTCTCAACTTCTCAACTCTTAATATTTATTTTACCAGTTAAAGCGAGGATTTCCACAATTGTGCATTTCCTTTGCAAATGTAATAAAACGAGCAAAACATGAAGGCAACGGTGTCGCTTCCGAACATTATTTTAGTATTAATTTTTTGTACTGGCGTAAATCTAGCCGTTTTTGGGCAGGATCGGTACCGCATTGCGGTGATCGGTTTTTACAACCTGGAGAATCTTTTTGACACCGTCAACGACACCACCATCAACGACGAGGACTTTTTACCAACGGGTGCCAACCTCTGGACTCCGGATAAATACCGCGAAAAACAAGGCAATATGGCACGGGTGATTGCCGAATTGGGCGTAGAAAAAACCCCCGACGGCGTAGCCATTTTGGGCGTTTCCGAAATTGAAAACCGCAAAGTCCTGGAGGATTTGGTCAAAGAACCCGCCATCGCTGCCCGCAATTACCAGATTGTCCACCACGACTCGCCGGATGAGCGTGGGATTGACGTGGCCATGTTGTACAATCCGAAGTATTTTAAGGTGACTTCCAGCAAGATGCTTCCGGTAATTATTTACCTTGACGAACAAGGTGATCGCCAATTCACCCGCGATGTTTTGCTGGTAAGTGGAGTGTTTGATGGCGAGCCAATTCATGTGTTTGTCAACCACTGGCCCTCGCGTAGGGGAGGGGAGAAGGCTTCGGAACCCTGGCGGGTCAAAGCAGCTTCGGTGTGTAAAAAAGCTTGTGATTCCTTACTGGCGCAAGACCCCAAAGCCAAGTTTATCATCATGGGCGACTTGAACGACGACCCGGTCAACAACAGCGTCAAAGAGGTGCTGCGGGCCAAAAAGGAAAAAGAAGAAGTGCGCAAAGGAGACATGTTTAACCCCTTTTACAATTTGTACAAAAAAGGCCTGGGCACCCTGGCTTACCGCGACGCCTGGAGTCTGTTTGATCAGATCATCCTATCTCCCGCCTGGGTGCAGCCTGAAGTGGGCGGCTACCAATATTTTCAAGCCAATGTACACGGGCCCAACTACCTGCGCCAGCAATCGGGCCAATTCAAAGGATACCCGCTGCGGACGTATGTGGGCACGGAGTACCGAGGAGGCTTTAGTGACCATTTTCCGACTTATTTTTATTTGGTGAAGAAAATTTGAATGGGGGTAAAAATAGTCTACACCAAATCTGGTATTTAAACAAAATCAAAGTTAAGTTTTTGTTTTTTCGGAAATTAAGTGCTGAAAAGATCACTGGTTTCCCAGCTTGCTGGAGTATCTTTGGAGCAACGACCGCTTTTTAGCAACAAACTGACAAATCACAATCTCGCATGAAAAGAATATTACTCCTTTCAGCACTCCTGATCTATGCTTATCTAGGGTTCGCTGCCCTCAGCCCTGGTGATATTGCTTTCGTGCAGTACAATGCCGACGGCACCGACAACTTTGCATTCGTCGCACTGGTTAATATTCCTGCGGGAGAAGAAATCAAGTTCACGGATAATGGCTGGTTCTCTACCAATTCTTTCAGAACGGGGGAAGGAACAATGACTTGGACTGCACCAGTCGGAGGAGTCAGTGCGGGTACGGTTGTCACGATTACTGCTACTCCGTCCGCTTCAGTAGGAACCATCACGGCATTTTCCCTCGCGATAAGCGCAGATGGCGACCAACTACTTGCCTATCAAGGCCTAGATAGCGCTCCGGTTTTTATCACGGCAATGAACAATGAAGGAGCAGCAGTATGGCAGGCTACCGCAACAAATAGCAATGACTCGGGACTTCCGAATGGACTTACCAATGGTACTAACGCAGTAGCAATAACTGAAATCGACAACGCAGTTTATACAGGCACAACGACTGGTACCAAAGCGGCTCTACTTGCCGCCTTGATGAATAAAGACAACTGGACGGGAAGCAATACCGTCAACCAAACTTTTTCAGGTACTTTTTCCATTACTGCAGCCGCTCCAAACCTCTCCATCAACGACGTCTCCTTCCTCGAAGGAAACTCCGGCACTACCGACTTCACCTTCACCGTATCCCTTTCCTCGCCGGCAGGTCCTGGTGGCGTTACTTTTGACATCGCTACCGCAAACAATACGGCTACTTTGGCAGACAATGACTATGTATCCAACGGCCTTACTGGTCAAGTCATTCCTGCAGGTAGCAGCTCATACATGTTTACAGTATTGGTAAATGGCGATGTAAGCGTTGAACCCAACGAGACCTTCTTTGTCAACATCACTAATGTTGTAGGGGCGACGGTCACGGATGGACAGGGGCAGGGTACCATTCAAAATGATGATTTTATCACCCCTACCTTTACCCAACTTGGTCCCTATTGTGTAGGGGATACTCCTGATGCCCTGCCAGGAACTTCAGAAAACAGCATCACTGGAACCTGGGATCCGGCTACCATCAGCACGGCTTCCAGTGGCACCACTACCTATACATTTACACCTGATGGTGGCCAAGGTGCCAGCACTACAACGATGGACATCACAGTCAATCCACTGCCTACCCTTACCCTATCAGCTTCAAGTGTAAGCTCGGCCAATTGCGGGGACATGGTAAGTGTGGAAATTGGTGTAAACAATACTTTTGAAGACATCGGTAGTTTACAATTCAGTGTAAACTGGAATCCGGCCCAATTGGAATACGTGAGCAACAGTGCGCTGCAAATAGGCGGTGGGAGCCCAGTTTTGGGTGATGTAGACGTAGCCAGTGGAGACTTTATTTACAGTTGGATCGACCCTGCTGGATTTGATGGAGAAGACCTGGCCAATACTACCGTCATTCTGACTCTCAACTTTAAGGTGATAGCTACAAGTGGTACCGCCAGTGTGAATGTTTCGAGTACTCCAACCCCGATGGAAGTTGCCAACAGCTCCTTTTGTATTGCTACGCCCAGTACGGATAATTTTGTAATGGTTTCTCTGGAGAATACAACCACTTTGGTTGGAGATGATGAAGTCTGTATTGATTCCGACATTACTTTAACCGGTTCAGGAACCCCTGCGGCGGTAAACCCCTATATATCTTCTAATCCTGCGGTCGCCACAGTTGATGATTCTGGTCTAGTCTCAGGGCTTACAGTGGGTTCAACCACGATTACCTACACCAACAACAATGGCTGTACCGCTACTAAGGAGGTAACGATAAATACTTGTGACTGCGAAGCGCCACCCTTTGTGAATTTTACACCGCTCAATACCACTGGTTGTGTGGGCGGTACAGTAACCATTGGTTATACTGTACTGAATGGTCCGGCCACTATTAACACTACCGGATTTTTGGGTACTTTTTCTGCCAATGTTATCTTAACCGATGGCACAGGTACCTTTACTTATACACCTGATGCAGCAGAAGTGGGCACTACTTTGACCATTTTTGCCAACATTCCTGATCCTGATGGCCCCTGCACTGGCGATACGGCTTCGGCCTCCATTACGGTTAACCCGGTGCTTGAGCCGACATTCGCTGCATTTGGTCCCTATTGTCAGGGGGAAATACCTTTGGCATTGCCCACTACTTCCAACAATGGCATTTCAGGCTTTTGGAGCCCATCCACGATCAGCACGGCTTCACCAGGCACTACATCTTATTACTTTTTTCTCAACGAAGAGGAGGAATGCGCCGATTCGGCCAGCATCAAAGTAGTGGTGAGTACGCCCGTAACGGTGGAAGCTGGTACACCACAAACCATCTGCAGCAACCAGACTTTGGATCTAAGCGACATTGGGGCCAGCATCAGCGGTGGAACCAGTGAGGGTACCTGGAGCAGCAGTGGTACGGGGTCGTTCACGGGAGGAACTGCTTTTGGCAGCGCTACGGCGTATATACCCAGCGAGGCAGACAAAACGGCGGGGACAGTTACGCTGACTTTGACAAGCATTGATCCCGATGGACCTTGCCCCGCAAAAGTGGATACAGTGGTCATCACCATTAAAAACCTCAATTGTGGCACTTTCCCCTGGAATGGCGGAAACAACTAATCACTTGACGAGAAGCAATCTATAATCTCTGTTTATCCTTTACGACCTAAGCATATGAAAAAGTTTTTTACCATCATATTTACGCTTTTCTTCAGCTATTCTTGTTGGGCAGGTGATGTTGTTTTTACCTTGGTCAACTCAGATGGCACGAATGTTTTTGCCTTTGTTGCCACCACCAATATTTCGGCTGGTACGGTAATCTATTTCACCGAAAATGAGTGGACTGGCGGGAATGCTGGTACCGCATTCAATACCGGTGAAGGAATCATTGCCTATACGGTTCCCGCCGGAGGCCTCAGTGAAGGTACAGTCGTATCCATCGACGCGGATGGCGCTACCTCCAGTAATGGGGGCACTGTAGTTGAAAGTGGATCTTTTGATATTGCCAATGGAGTAGATCCAGTTTACGCGTATTATGGAACCAACGCCACTACCGTTACTGAAATCCTTTCGGTGTTTCGCGATGCAGCTTTTTTAGCTGGTGAAGATCCAACGGGTAATTCCCTGGCGCCAAATTTGGTGATTATTGCCCTCCCCAGCGACCAAGATAACGCCCAGTACACTGGCACACGCAGCTTTATCACTTTGGCAGCTGCGATAACGGCACTCACTACCGCCAGCAATTGGACGCAAACAGATGGAGGGGGTGATCAAGCTATATCCCCCAACACGACCAGTTTTACCTTCGCGCCGGTTTGTAATATCTCCAACCTCTCTTTTGGAAATGTGGGCAATTGCAGTGATAACGGCACTGGTACAGATCTTTCTGATGATTATTTTACGGCTGATATTACGGTCACTTACTCCGAACCAGTTGGTTCAGGCACGCTTGATTTGACTGGAGATGTGCTTGTAGGTGGTGGAGATTTGAGCGTTGTGGTAGGTTCACTCAATTCGGCCACCAGCCATACCTTTACCGGCGTGCGGCTGAAGGCGGATGGTACAGCTAGTGCCGTTACCGCTACTTTTTCGGCAAATGTAAGTTGCACAGCTTCAGTTTCAAATGGTCCCTCTGTCGCCCCTTGTAGTGTTCCCGCTCTTTCCGCCATTGCTACTTGTGCCGGAATAAGTGCA includes these proteins:
- a CDS encoding endonuclease; the encoded protein is MKATVSLPNIILVLIFCTGVNLAVFGQDRYRIAVIGFYNLENLFDTVNDTTINDEDFLPTGANLWTPDKYREKQGNMARVIAELGVEKTPDGVAILGVSEIENRKVLEDLVKEPAIAARNYQIVHHDSPDERGIDVAMLYNPKYFKVTSSKMLPVIIYLDEQGDRQFTRDVLLVSGVFDGEPIHVFVNHWPSRRGGEKASEPWRVKAASVCKKACDSLLAQDPKAKFIIMGDLNDDPVNNSVKEVLRAKKEKEEVRKGDMFNPFYNLYKKGLGTLAYRDAWSLFDQIILSPAWVQPEVGGYQYFQANVHGPNYLRQQSGQFKGYPLRTYVGTEYRGGFSDHFPTYFYLVKKI
- a CDS encoding beta strand repeat-containing protein encodes the protein MKRILLLSALLIYAYLGFAALSPGDIAFVQYNADGTDNFAFVALVNIPAGEEIKFTDNGWFSTNSFRTGEGTMTWTAPVGGVSAGTVVTITATPSASVGTITAFSLAISADGDQLLAYQGLDSAPVFITAMNNEGAAVWQATATNSNDSGLPNGLTNGTNAVAITEIDNAVYTGTTTGTKAALLAALMNKDNWTGSNTVNQTFSGTFSITAAAPNLSINDVSFLEGNSGTTDFTFTVSLSSPAGPGGVTFDIATANNTATLADNDYVSNGLTGQVIPAGSSSYMFTVLVNGDVSVEPNETFFVNITNVVGATVTDGQGQGTIQNDDFITPTFTQLGPYCVGDTPDALPGTSENSITGTWDPATISTASSGTTTYTFTPDGGQGASTTTMDITVNPLPTLTLSASSVSSANCGDMVSVEIGVNNTFEDIGSLQFSVNWNPAQLEYVSNSALQIGGGSPVLGDVDVASGDFIYSWIDPAGFDGEDLANTTVILTLNFKVIATSGTASVNVSSTPTPMEVANSSFCIATPSTDNFVMVSLENTTTLVGDDEVCIDSDITLTGSGTPAAVNPYISSNPAVATVDDSGLVSGLTVGSTTITYTNNNGCTATKEVTINTCDCEAPPFVNFTPLNTTGCVGGTVTIGYTVLNGPATINTTGFLGTFSANVILTDGTGTFTYTPDAAEVGTTLTIFANIPDPDGPCTGDTASASITVNPVLEPTFAAFGPYCQGEIPLALPTTSNNGISGFWSPSTISTASPGTTSYYFFLNEEEECADSASIKVVVSTPVTVEAGTPQTICSNQTLDLSDIGASISGGTSEGTWSSSGTGSFTGGTAFGSATAYIPSEADKTAGTVTLTLTSIDPDGPCPAKVDTVVITIKNLNCGTFPWNGGNN